A window of Roseovarius sp. THAF27 contains these coding sequences:
- a CDS encoding ABC transporter ATP-binding protein, translating into MTEPVLETRGITKRFGALTASEDIALDLKPGEIHAVIGPNGAGKSTLIQQICGLLRPDAGQVLLGGRDVTRLGAAARARAGLARTFQVSQLAMEDTVLQNALLGALGATARPWRFFGRALDDAELRGRAEAALAQVGLADAAATLCADLSHGQRRQLEVAMALTVDPRAFVMDEPMAGLGAEGSKRMTGFLSELRGTAPILLVEHDMDAVFALADRISVMVYGRIIATGTVSEIRTDRAVRDAYLGEEA; encoded by the coding sequence ATGACTGAGCCGGTGCTGGAGACGCGGGGGATCACGAAGCGGTTCGGCGCGCTTACGGCGAGCGAGGACATCGCGCTCGATCTGAAGCCGGGGGAAATCCATGCGGTGATCGGCCCCAATGGCGCGGGCAAGTCTACGCTGATCCAGCAGATCTGTGGTCTTCTGCGGCCGGATGCGGGGCAGGTCCTGCTGGGCGGTCGGGATGTCACGCGGCTTGGCGCGGCGGCCAGGGCGAGAGCCGGGCTGGCTCGGACGTTCCAGGTGTCGCAGCTGGCTATGGAGGACACGGTTCTGCAGAATGCGCTGCTGGGCGCGCTTGGCGCCACCGCGCGGCCCTGGCGGTTTTTCGGGCGGGCGCTGGACGATGCTGAATTACGGGGCCGGGCAGAGGCGGCGCTGGCGCAGGTAGGGCTGGCCGATGCGGCGGCGACGCTGTGCGCTGACCTTTCGCACGGGCAGCGGCGGCAACTGGAAGTGGCGATGGCGCTGACAGTCGATCCTCGAGCCTTCGTTATGGACGAGCCGATGGCGGGGCTGGGGGCGGAAGGCTCGAAACGGATGACAGGGTTTTTGAGCGAGCTGCGTGGCACGGCGCCGATCCTGCTGGTGGAGCACGACATGGACGCGGTCTTTGCCCTGGCGGACCGGATCAGCGTTATGGTCTATGGCCGGATCATCGCGACGGGAACGGTCTCGGAGATCCGGACCGACCGGGCGGTGCGCGACGCCTATCTGGGAGAGGAGGCATGA
- a CDS encoding PDC sensor domain-containing protein: protein MKHTVSNFAIAWMLASGAAASGDYDAALKDLANTTISEWVTDPLVLEVLRIQNVAHENLTEGEIIALDATWREQVISGGTLVDSILSNGLSSHLREIQAQGAGRYTEIFITDARGLNVGQSDVTSDYWQGDEDKWQVPHATSGIHISPAEFDESSQAYQSQISLPILDDGTFVGVITVGVDLELLTATN from the coding sequence ATGAAACATACAGTCAGCAACTTCGCAATCGCCTGGATGCTCGCTTCTGGCGCCGCCGCGTCCGGCGATTATGACGCGGCGCTCAAGGATCTCGCGAACACTACCATCTCAGAATGGGTAACAGACCCTCTCGTGCTCGAGGTACTTCGCATTCAGAATGTCGCGCACGAGAACCTTACAGAAGGCGAGATCATTGCGCTCGATGCCACTTGGCGAGAACAGGTCATCTCCGGCGGCACCCTCGTCGACAGCATCCTGTCGAACGGCCTTTCCTCCCACCTTCGGGAGATACAGGCGCAAGGCGCCGGACGTTACACCGAAATCTTCATAACCGATGCCCGCGGACTGAATGTCGGCCAGAGTGACGTGACCTCCGATTACTGGCAAGGCGACGAGGATAAGTGGCAAGTGCCACATGCCACGTCCGGCATTCACATCAGTCCCGCCGAGTTCGACGAGTCATCGCAGGCATACCAAAGCCAGATCAGCCTTCCGATTTTAGATGATGGGACCTTCGTTGGGGTGATAACCGTCGGCGTCGACCTCGAACTGCTCACCGCCACCAATTAA
- a CDS encoding protein-glutamate O-methyltransferase CheR produces MSDEPQVTAPPLISPNDFTIVANLLKRMTGIHIGSNKRAMVSGRLAKRLKALGIGSVEAYCDWLQTPGNEAEQDAFVSALTTNMTRFNREEHHFNHLSERVLPRLTEAARSGRRVRFWSAACSTGEEAFDLAFRLLEICPEAARLDLRILATDIDKSALGTARAGLYPTSSLSDLPESLADRYVDRADAPSGMVRVASTARDLITFRCLNLNAEWPFQRGFDVIMCRNVTIYFDEATQIRLWERLADRVVAGGALYVGHSENLPEHIATSFIQQERGAFCRPAAAVYRQASMLRVAKDADGHRTDINGGLG; encoded by the coding sequence ATGAGCGACGAACCGCAGGTCACTGCACCGCCCCTGATCAGTCCCAACGATTTCACGATCGTCGCCAACCTGCTCAAGCGGATGACGGGCATTCACATCGGAAGCAACAAGCGGGCAATGGTGTCCGGCCGCCTGGCCAAACGGCTGAAGGCGCTGGGCATCGGCTCGGTCGAGGCATATTGCGACTGGCTGCAGACCCCCGGCAACGAAGCCGAGCAGGATGCCTTTGTCTCCGCGCTGACCACGAACATGACACGATTCAATCGCGAAGAACACCACTTCAACCATCTCTCCGAACGTGTTCTTCCCCGGCTGACGGAGGCCGCAAGGTCCGGCCGCCGGGTGCGCTTCTGGTCCGCCGCCTGCTCGACCGGCGAAGAGGCCTTTGATCTCGCGTTTCGCCTTCTCGAGATCTGCCCCGAGGCGGCGCGCCTCGACCTGCGCATCCTTGCGACTGATATCGACAAGTCGGCCCTCGGCACTGCGCGTGCCGGGCTCTATCCGACGTCCAGCCTGTCGGACCTGCCCGAGTCGCTTGCCGATCGCTACGTTGACCGCGCGGACGCCCCCTCCGGCATGGTGCGTGTTGCGTCCACAGCCCGAGACCTGATCACGTTCCGGTGCCTGAATCTGAACGCCGAATGGCCGTTTCAGCGCGGGTTCGATGTCATCATGTGCCGCAATGTGACGATTTACTTCGACGAGGCGACCCAGATCCGCCTGTGGGAGCGCTTGGCAGACCGCGTCGTGGCCGGTGGCGCCCTCTATGTTGGCCATTCCGAAAACCTGCCCGAACACATCGCCACCTCGTTCATTCAACAAGAGCGTGGCGCCTTCTGCCGCCCTGCCGCCGCCGTGTACCGACAAGCGTCAATGCTCAGGGTCGCAAAGGACGCCGACGGGCATCGCACAGACATAAATGGAGGCCTCGGATGA
- a CDS encoding branched-chain amino acid ABC transporter permease encodes MRREALINLAVLAGLVAVPLWALAVDEPFTITLATRVAILALAAVGLNIALGLGGLVSLGHAVFFGIGGYAMGILAHHAQTYTAVAEWPMLIEGTKSMPVIWLVAVVASALAALVIGVLSLRTSGVYFIMITLAFGQMFFYFAISWSAYGGEDGLSIYVRNGFPGLNTLVPIQFFGLCFAILCAVLWLNARLMRSPFGLALNAARQVPVRVQTVGLNPVRLKLVAFVISGAITGLAGALFADLNRFVSPTMFSWQFSGEIIILVILGGVGRLFGPVMGAAVFVLLEHWLGGLTEFWLIWLGVILLLIVLFARGGLVGLLAGRSVAHD; translated from the coding sequence ATGAGGCGGGAGGCCCTGATCAACCTCGCGGTTCTGGCGGGGCTGGTCGCGGTGCCGCTGTGGGCGCTGGCGGTCGACGAGCCGTTCACGATCACGCTGGCCACGCGCGTGGCGATCCTGGCGCTGGCCGCGGTGGGGCTGAACATCGCGCTGGGACTGGGCGGGCTGGTGAGCCTGGGCCATGCGGTGTTCTTTGGCATCGGCGGCTATGCGATGGGCATCCTGGCGCATCATGCGCAGACCTACACCGCTGTCGCCGAGTGGCCGATGCTGATCGAAGGTACGAAGTCCATGCCGGTGATCTGGCTGGTGGCCGTCGTGGCCTCTGCGCTGGCGGCGCTGGTGATCGGGGTGCTGAGCCTGCGCACGAGCGGGGTCTATTTCATCATGATCACGCTGGCTTTCGGGCAGATGTTTTTCTACTTCGCGATCTCGTGGAGCGCCTATGGCGGCGAGGACGGCCTGTCGATCTATGTGCGCAATGGGTTTCCGGGACTGAACACGTTGGTGCCGATCCAGTTCTTCGGGCTTTGTTTCGCGATCCTCTGTGCGGTCTTGTGGCTGAACGCGCGGCTGATGCGGTCGCCTTTCGGTTTAGCGCTGAACGCCGCAAGACAGGTGCCGGTGCGGGTGCAGACTGTGGGCCTGAACCCGGTGCGGCTGAAGCTGGTGGCGTTCGTTATTTCGGGCGCGATCACCGGGCTGGCGGGGGCGCTTTTTGCCGACCTCAACCGCTTCGTCAGCCCGACGATGTTCAGCTGGCAGTTCTCGGGCGAGATCATCATCCTCGTCATCCTGGGCGGGGTCGGACGGCTGTTTGGCCCGGTGATGGGCGCGGCTGTGTTCGTTCTGCTGGAGCACTGGCTGGGCGGACTGACGGAGTTCTGGCTGATCTGGCTGGGGGTGATCCTGCTGTTGATCGTACTCTTTGCACGCGGCGGCCTCGTGGGGCTCCTGGCGGGGCGGAGCGTGGCGCATGACTGA
- a CDS encoding ABC transporter ATP-binding protein gives MSLLRVERLEAHYGVSQALFGVDLEVEAGEAVALMGRNGMGKTTTVRAICRMIPSQGKLYFDGHDLHALPSHRAARLGIGLVPEGRRCFRDLTVAENLLAASRPGPWNSARVAELFPRLEERSAQVAASLSGGEQQMLAIGRALMTNPRLMILDEATEGLAPLVRAEIWAALGQLRDATEMALLVIDKSVRELAQVADRAVLMERGETVWTGAMADLTPDVSERYVGV, from the coding sequence ATGAGCCTGCTGCGGGTCGAGAGGCTGGAGGCGCATTACGGTGTGAGCCAGGCGCTGTTCGGGGTCGACCTGGAGGTGGAAGCAGGCGAGGCCGTGGCGCTGATGGGGCGCAACGGGATGGGCAAGACCACGACGGTTCGGGCGATTTGCCGGATGATCCCGAGCCAGGGAAAGTTGTATTTTGACGGTCACGACTTGCACGCTCTGCCGAGCCACCGGGCGGCGCGGCTGGGCATCGGGCTGGTGCCGGAGGGGCGACGGTGCTTTCGGGATCTGACAGTGGCGGAGAACCTTTTGGCGGCGTCCCGGCCCGGACCGTGGAACAGCGCGCGCGTCGCGGAATTGTTTCCCCGGCTGGAAGAGCGATCGGCGCAGGTGGCAGCCTCTTTGTCGGGCGGCGAACAGCAGATGCTGGCGATCGGGCGGGCGTTGATGACCAACCCTCGGCTGATGATCCTCGACGAGGCGACCGAGGGTCTGGCGCCGCTGGTGCGTGCCGAGATCTGGGCGGCGCTGGGCCAGCTGCGGGACGCCACCGAAATGGCGCTGCTGGTGATCGACAAGTCAGTGCGGGAACTGGCGCAGGTGGCGGACCGCGCGGTGCTGATGGAGCGGGGAGAGACGGTCTGGACGGGCGCGATGGCGGACCTGACGCCGGATGTGTCGGAGCGGTACGTGGGGGTGTGA
- a CDS encoding chemotaxis protein CheA — MNDLNQMFFQECDDLLEQLSAGLNDLEAGAGDDETINSMFRAVHSMKGGAGAFGLDQLVSFAHAFENVLDDMRSNRLAVGDSVVNLLLTASDHLADLVEAASQGTVLSAEQGASILNDLKQVSLAANGASGSDEDSAEESVEPDFQPTFLAIDGELPSLDDMGSSDSGGPVTIRFKASPQLFANGHDPAILFRSLEALGTLRIEAELDAVRPLSDGPWSVPALSWTLDFRADDAVDEAAIREVFEFVEGLCELEISAPLDLTSALPSLPELSDPLSAGPDATDPDAPCEVTSNAGATSVAAGAPPADSGVAPPPAGAPRTANSRTSTIRVDLDRVDRLINLVGELVIAEAMLRQSMDEMSGSGNGGVDEAMSQLKTLSGAIQESVMAIRAQPVRSLFQRMSRIVRETAREAGKSARLVTVGDATEVDKTVTERLVEPLTHMIRNAIDHGLETPQARRDAGKDDRGTVTLEASHRSGRVVIVIKDDGAGINRPKVRQIAIEKGLIRAEDDLSDSDIDNLLFRPGFSTAGEISNLSGRGVGMDVVRNEIQSLGGRVSLQSVPGRGTSVTVSLPLTLAVLEGMVVKVADQSLIVPTLPLREMLQPGQAKVHTLCDGDNVLSLNGEMVPIKDLGAALGFRAAPVGLDSQSLLLIEGETGHRYALAVDGIAEQREVVIKGLEQNYQKIPGIAAATILGDGKIALIVDTDQMIAPPGQGGWVDRAWPDATGDIHHA, encoded by the coding sequence ATGAACGATCTCAACCAGATGTTCTTTCAGGAATGTGACGACCTGCTGGAACAGCTTTCTGCCGGGCTGAACGACCTCGAGGCCGGGGCGGGCGACGACGAGACCATCAACAGCATGTTCCGCGCGGTGCACTCCATGAAGGGAGGCGCCGGCGCTTTCGGTCTTGATCAGCTGGTTTCCTTCGCGCACGCGTTCGAAAACGTGCTCGACGACATGCGCAGCAACCGGCTGGCTGTGGGCGACAGTGTCGTCAATCTCCTTCTCACGGCCAGCGACCATCTCGCCGATCTGGTCGAGGCGGCCAGCCAGGGAACGGTGCTGTCCGCCGAACAAGGCGCATCCATCCTGAACGACCTCAAACAGGTCAGCCTTGCGGCGAATGGCGCTTCCGGCTCGGATGAGGATAGCGCCGAGGAGTCCGTTGAACCGGACTTTCAGCCGACCTTCCTCGCGATAGATGGCGAGTTGCCTTCCCTGGACGACATGGGATCGTCCGATAGCGGCGGGCCGGTGACCATCCGCTTCAAGGCATCGCCGCAGCTCTTCGCGAACGGCCACGATCCCGCAATCCTGTTCCGTAGCCTGGAGGCGTTGGGAACGCTCCGGATCGAAGCCGAGCTCGACGCGGTACGACCACTTTCCGATGGGCCGTGGTCCGTCCCGGCTTTGAGCTGGACACTTGACTTCCGCGCCGACGATGCGGTCGACGAGGCCGCAATTCGCGAAGTTTTCGAGTTCGTCGAAGGTCTGTGCGAGCTCGAAATCTCCGCGCCGCTCGACCTCACATCCGCCTTGCCTTCCCTGCCGGAACTGTCGGACCCGCTTTCCGCCGGCCCGGACGCCACCGACCCCGACGCGCCATGCGAGGTGACGTCAAATGCCGGGGCCACATCCGTTGCCGCTGGTGCACCACCTGCAGACAGCGGGGTGGCACCCCCGCCTGCCGGAGCCCCGAGAACGGCAAATTCCCGCACCAGCACCATTCGCGTTGACCTCGACCGGGTCGACCGGCTGATCAACCTCGTGGGCGAACTCGTCATCGCCGAGGCCATGCTGCGGCAATCGATGGACGAGATGTCCGGTTCCGGCAACGGTGGCGTCGACGAGGCGATGAGCCAGCTCAAGACACTCTCCGGTGCGATCCAGGAAAGTGTCATGGCGATCCGGGCCCAGCCTGTGCGCAGTCTTTTTCAACGCATGTCCCGTATCGTCCGCGAAACAGCCCGGGAGGCCGGGAAATCGGCGCGCCTCGTGACAGTGGGCGACGCGACCGAGGTCGACAAGACCGTTACCGAACGCCTGGTCGAGCCGTTGACGCACATGATCCGCAACGCCATCGATCATGGCCTCGAGACACCCCAGGCACGTCGCGACGCCGGCAAGGATGACCGCGGGACAGTTACGCTCGAAGCCAGCCACAGATCGGGCCGGGTGGTCATCGTCATCAAGGATGACGGCGCTGGCATCAACCGTCCGAAAGTGCGCCAGATCGCCATCGAGAAGGGTCTGATACGCGCCGAGGACGACCTCAGCGACTCCGACATAGACAACTTGCTGTTCCGTCCCGGCTTCTCGACCGCGGGCGAGATCTCCAATCTCTCCGGCCGTGGGGTCGGTATGGATGTGGTCCGCAACGAGATCCAGTCCCTTGGCGGCCGGGTCAGCTTGCAATCGGTGCCCGGGCGCGGCACCTCCGTCACGGTATCGCTGCCACTTACGCTCGCGGTTCTCGAGGGCATGGTCGTAAAGGTTGCCGATCAGTCCCTGATCGTGCCGACTTTGCCGCTTCGCGAGATGCTGCAGCCTGGCCAGGCCAAGGTGCACACGCTGTGCGATGGCGACAACGTCCTGTCGCTGAACGGCGAAATGGTTCCGATCAAGGATCTCGGCGCCGCTCTTGGCTTTCGCGCCGCGCCTGTCGGCCTAGACAGTCAGTCCCTTCTTCTGATCGAGGGAGAGACGGGGCACCGCTACGCGCTCGCCGTGGATGGCATCGCCGAGCAGCGCGAGGTGGTGATCAAGGGCCTCGAACAGAACTACCAGAAAATACCCGGAATCGCGGCGGCAACGATCCTCGGCGACGGCAAGATCGCACTTATCGTAGACACCGACCAGATGATTGCACCACCGGGTCAGGGCGGATGGGTCGATCGCGCCTGGCCAGACGCCACAGGAGATATTCATCATGCGTGA
- a CDS encoding response regulator, with translation MSLKDKLHILVVDDMSTSRGLLTQALDELGIKNYRTEADGHTAWSSLASKPVHLVISDFNMPRMDGLQLLEAIRSHRAIARTGFILVTGRADKEILERGTRLGMNNYLKKPFQTAQLKACIEKVVGRL, from the coding sequence ATGAGCCTGAAAGACAAACTGCATATCCTTGTCGTCGACGACATGTCGACCAGTCGCGGACTTCTCACTCAAGCTCTCGACGAACTCGGGATCAAGAATTACCGCACCGAGGCGGATGGCCACACCGCCTGGAGCAGCCTCGCCTCCAAGCCGGTGCACCTCGTGATCTCCGATTTCAACATGCCGCGGATGGACGGGCTCCAACTGCTCGAAGCGATCCGCTCGCACCGCGCCATCGCGAGGACCGGCTTCATCCTCGTGACAGGTCGCGCCGACAAGGAGATCCTCGAGCGCGGGACGCGGTTGGGGATGAATAACTACCTCAAGAAGCCGTTCCAGACCGCACAGTTGAAGGCTTGCATCGAAAAAGTCGTCGGGCGCCTTTGA
- a CDS encoding chemotaxis protein CheW, with amino-acid sequence MREAQAETKTANRVEIVCFTVEDQDFSIEISHVLEIRGWTSTTTLPHAPDFVVGMMNLRGTVLPVVDLSLRLGFGKTEPGKRHVIIIAQIDDKIVGFLVDAVSDIITVDEAQMQATPDVSSSRTQAFIRGVHSLDDKLVRAIDVREVLPQEAPLSA; translated from the coding sequence ATGCGTGAAGCCCAAGCCGAAACAAAGACCGCCAACCGGGTGGAGATCGTATGCTTCACGGTCGAGGACCAGGATTTCAGCATCGAGATCTCGCATGTTTTGGAAATCCGGGGGTGGACCAGCACCACGACGTTGCCTCATGCGCCGGATTTCGTGGTCGGAATGATGAACCTTCGCGGCACGGTCCTGCCGGTCGTCGACCTCTCGTTGCGACTTGGCTTCGGCAAGACCGAGCCCGGCAAGCGGCACGTCATTATCATTGCCCAGATCGACGACAAGATCGTCGGTTTCCTGGTCGATGCGGTTTCCGACATCATCACCGTTGACGAAGCCCAGATGCAGGCGACGCCCGACGTGTCCTCCTCGCGCACCCAGGCTTTCATCCGCGGGGTCCACTCGCTGGATGACAAGCTCGTGCGCGCCATCGATGTGCGAGAGGTTCTGCCACAAGAGGCTCCGTTGAGCGCATGA
- a CDS encoding PAS domain-containing protein — MQQKTRTSDRATMPGGEVDFPREQLLASATDTRGVIRYANSEFCRVAGMSKEELVGAPHKVVRHPDMPRGLFHLMWQRLQARLPVCAYVKNASADGRYYWVFASITPTRDGYLSVRIKPGADFFEFTRDIYTDALAEEARGLPPDKSAEYLVKRLSEKNFPDFESYAFAALNAEFSLREDIDETADADLRKISKLTDMMAEAEALVHKIISIFQQVRGEPINLRILSSRLEGAGVAIGTISKNYETMSDDMYQMVDRLRCDDTGLLVRMRAALAHAHSASQMSALMDLTAKQSALKHNSSNRGHGGREILHAQAESLSEISRAAVSDVATLGKIIPDVCRQLRRRINGLDLVKLLCRVESGRMSDIDSGLLGIIHRLEHAHHQTDRHLAALSATAIQIDSTSTAL, encoded by the coding sequence ATGCAACAGAAAACAAGAACAAGCGACCGCGCGACCATGCCGGGCGGCGAGGTTGATTTTCCGCGCGAACAGCTCCTGGCTTCCGCGACCGACACACGCGGCGTCATACGCTACGCGAACTCGGAATTCTGCAGGGTTGCGGGAATGTCGAAAGAGGAACTGGTCGGCGCGCCACACAAGGTGGTCCGCCACCCCGACATGCCGCGCGGCCTGTTCCACTTGATGTGGCAACGGCTTCAAGCCAGGCTTCCGGTCTGCGCCTATGTCAAGAATGCGTCCGCCGACGGCCGCTACTACTGGGTCTTCGCATCCATCACACCGACCCGGGACGGTTATCTGTCGGTAAGGATCAAACCCGGAGCCGATTTCTTCGAGTTCACGCGCGACATCTATACCGACGCGCTTGCCGAAGAAGCACGCGGCCTTCCGCCGGACAAAAGCGCCGAATATCTGGTGAAGCGCCTGTCGGAAAAGAACTTCCCCGATTTTGAATCATACGCATTCGCAGCTCTGAATGCCGAGTTCTCCCTGCGCGAGGATATCGACGAGACCGCCGATGCGGACCTCCGCAAAATCTCGAAACTGACCGATATGATGGCTGAGGCCGAGGCGCTTGTGCACAAGATAATCTCGATTTTTCAGCAAGTTCGGGGCGAGCCCATCAACTTGCGGATTCTCTCCAGCCGGCTGGAGGGGGCAGGTGTGGCGATCGGCACAATTTCAAAGAACTACGAGACGATGTCGGACGACATGTACCAAATGGTCGACAGGCTGCGCTGTGACGACACCGGGCTGCTGGTGCGAATGCGGGCCGCCCTCGCCCATGCTCACAGCGCGTCGCAGATGTCGGCGCTGATGGACCTGACAGCGAAGCAGTCAGCGTTGAAGCACAATTCCTCCAATCGCGGGCACGGCGGCCGGGAGATACTTCATGCGCAGGCCGAGTCCCTTTCCGAGATCAGCCGCGCCGCGGTCTCCGATGTCGCGACCTTGGGCAAGATCATTCCGGACGTTTGTCGCCAATTGCGACGTCGAATAAACGGGCTCGATCTGGTCAAGCTTCTGTGTCGGGTCGAAAGCGGCAGAATGAGCGACATAGACAGTGGACTGCTCGGCATCATCCACCGCCTGGAGCACGCGCATCACCAGACCGACCGTCATCTGGCCGCCCTGTCCGCGACCGCAATTCAGATTGATTCAACGTCAACGGCACTCTGA
- a CDS encoding response regulator, with protein MTRILAVDDSRTMRSMLQQTLTGAGFEVELAEDGVDGLERLPTATPDLIITDINMPRMDGFGFIDGVRKGAHVSSVPILVLTTESGDALKQRAREAGATGWIVKPFDEEKLVQIIRRLVV; from the coding sequence ATGACCCGCATCCTTGCCGTCGATGATTCCCGAACCATGCGCAGCATGCTGCAACAGACGCTGACCGGCGCCGGATTCGAGGTGGAACTGGCCGAGGATGGTGTCGATGGTCTCGAACGCCTCCCGACCGCCACGCCTGACCTTATCATCACGGACATCAACATGCCGCGGATGGATGGGTTCGGTTTCATCGACGGGGTTCGCAAAGGCGCGCATGTGTCCAGCGTGCCGATCCTCGTACTGACAACCGAAAGCGGCGATGCGCTCAAACAACGCGCCCGCGAGGCCGGCGCTACAGGCTGGATCGTAAAGCCCTTCGACGAAGAGAAACTCGTCCAGATCATACGTCGACTCGTGGTCTGA
- a CDS encoding branched-chain amino acid ABC transporter permease, translating into MSSILIIEQVLNGVQFGVMLFLMAAGLTLIFGVMGLINLAHGSLYMVGAFAAAAVAAATGSFLLALGAALAVAAAVGALVEVTVIRRLYATDHLDQVLATFALILIFSEGTRYLFGSFPLYLDIPEALSGPVTLPGGIQYPLYRLALIGIGLAVAIGLWLLIERTRVGIRIRAGENDREMIAALGVDISKLYTLVFALGAALAGLAGALVGAIQSVQVGMGEPVLILAFVVIVIGGIGSIKGAFVGAILVGLTDTLGGIFLPEFFKLFMEPAAGTQVGASLASMAIYILMSVVLVWRPTGLFGARA; encoded by the coding sequence ATGTCGAGCATTCTGATCATCGAGCAGGTGCTGAACGGGGTTCAGTTCGGAGTCATGCTGTTCTTGATGGCTGCGGGCCTGACGCTGATCTTCGGGGTGATGGGGTTGATCAACCTCGCGCATGGCTCGCTTTACATGGTCGGCGCCTTCGCCGCCGCTGCGGTCGCCGCGGCAACGGGGAGCTTCCTGCTGGCGCTGGGCGCCGCACTGGCCGTCGCGGCGGCGGTTGGCGCGTTGGTGGAGGTCACGGTGATCCGCCGCTTATATGCCACCGACCACCTGGACCAGGTGCTGGCGACCTTCGCGCTGATCCTGATCTTCTCGGAAGGGACGCGGTATCTTTTCGGGTCCTTCCCGCTCTATCTCGATATTCCCGAAGCGCTGTCGGGGCCTGTGACGCTGCCCGGCGGCATCCAGTACCCGCTTTACCGGCTGGCGCTGATCGGGATCGGGTTGGCGGTCGCCATTGGCTTGTGGCTGCTGATCGAGCGGACGCGGGTAGGTATTCGCATCCGCGCCGGCGAAAACGATCGCGAGATGATCGCGGCGTTGGGCGTGGATATCTCGAAGCTTTACACGCTGGTCTTTGCGCTGGGCGCGGCACTGGCGGGGCTGGCGGGCGCGCTGGTGGGCGCGATCCAGTCGGTGCAGGTGGGCATGGGCGAGCCGGTGCTGATCCTTGCCTTCGTGGTGATCGTGATCGGCGGGATAGGCTCGATCAAGGGCGCTTTCGTGGGTGCGATCCTGGTGGGGCTGACGGACACGCTGGGCGGGATCTTCCTGCCCGAGTTCTTCAAGCTGTTCATGGAGCCGGCGGCGGGTACGCAGGTGGGGGCGTCGTTGGCGTCGATGGCGATCTACATCCTGATGAGCGTGGTGCTGGTCTGGCGGCCCACGGGCCTGTTCGGAGCCAGGGCATGA
- a CDS encoding STAS domain-containing protein: MTDTDTSVGEAPLDLPERLDFAACETLATSLETRRGSDLRLQAGQVGFLGALAAEILLRARLQWQHDGAAFDLADPSPDFLQGLDRLGIPRHALMQEDSA, translated from the coding sequence ATGACAGATACAGACACTTCGGTCGGAGAAGCACCGCTTGACCTTCCGGAAAGACTTGATTTCGCCGCTTGCGAAACGCTGGCGACAAGCCTCGAAACCCGGCGCGGATCAGACCTGCGCCTGCAGGCAGGCCAGGTCGGCTTCCTCGGCGCGCTGGCGGCGGAAATCCTGCTGCGCGCGCGACTGCAATGGCAGCACGATGGCGCTGCGTTCGATCTTGCCGATCCCTCTCCCGATTTCCTCCAGGGACTGGACCGCCTCGGCATTCCCCGACACGCCCTGATGCAAGAGGATTCCGCATGA